A single genomic interval of Nonomuraea rubra harbors:
- a CDS encoding cyclase family protein, translating to MSELVDLSHVVEHGMITYPGLPGPEIGDHLSREASRGSYAPGTEFQIGRIGMVANTGTYLDAPFHRYPDGMDLSELPLSRLAGLAGVLVSVGEPRAIGREAFDKHEVRGRAVLVHTGWDRHWRTERYGHPSHPFLTSDAVDWLVEQGAALVGIDSLNIDDVGDPSRPAHTKLLAAGIPVVEHLTGLERLAGRSFDFHAVPPAVRGMGTFTVRAYAVLNG from the coding sequence ATGAGCGAGCTGGTGGACCTGTCACATGTCGTCGAGCACGGCATGATCACCTACCCCGGGCTGCCGGGCCCCGAGATCGGCGACCACCTCTCGCGGGAGGCGTCGCGCGGCAGCTACGCCCCCGGCACGGAGTTCCAGATCGGCCGCATCGGCATGGTGGCGAACACCGGCACCTACCTCGACGCGCCGTTCCACCGCTACCCGGACGGCATGGACCTGAGCGAGCTGCCCCTGTCGAGGCTGGCGGGCCTGGCGGGGGTGCTGGTGTCCGTCGGGGAGCCGAGGGCGATCGGGCGCGAGGCGTTCGACAAGCACGAGGTACGCGGCAGGGCGGTGCTGGTGCACACGGGCTGGGACCGCCACTGGCGCACCGAGCGGTACGGCCACCCCTCGCACCCGTTCCTGACCTCCGACGCCGTCGATTGGCTGGTCGAGCAGGGGGCCGCCCTCGTGGGCATCGACTCGCTGAACATCGACGACGTCGGCGACCCGTCCCGCCCGGCCCACACGAAGCTGCTGGCCGCCGGCATCCCGGTGGTGGAGCACCTGACCGGGCTGGAGCGGCTGGCGGGGCGCTCGTTCGACTTCCACGCCGTCCCGCCCGCCGTGCGGGGCATGGGCACCTTCACCGTACGGGCGTACGCGGTTCTGAACGGCTGA
- a CDS encoding SDR family oxidoreductase, with protein MRIAVAGATGNIGALTTTALERDGHDVVRISRSLGVDLVTGEGLDAALAGVDAVVDTINGQAASPEETVAYFAGTTRNLLAAEERAGVRHHVLLSIVGVHRVEGNAHYAAKREQERLVEAGPVPWTIVPATQFHDFAAMVASWTERDGVATIAPLLVQPIAPADVAEVLAEIAVGDPKGRYADVAGPEPQDLVDMARRTHQARGREVRLVPSWSAMFGPEMAGNALLPGEGARLAPTTFEEWLATQR; from the coding sequence ATGCGGATCGCCGTTGCCGGCGCGACCGGGAACATCGGAGCCCTGACCACCACCGCCCTCGAACGGGACGGCCATGACGTGGTGCGCATCAGCCGCTCCCTGGGCGTGGACCTCGTGACCGGCGAGGGGCTCGACGCCGCGCTCGCCGGCGTGGACGCGGTGGTGGACACGATCAACGGCCAGGCGGCCTCGCCCGAGGAGACGGTGGCCTACTTCGCCGGCACCACGCGCAACCTGCTCGCCGCCGAGGAGCGGGCCGGCGTGCGCCACCACGTGCTGCTGTCGATCGTGGGGGTGCACCGGGTGGAGGGCAACGCCCACTACGCCGCCAAGCGCGAGCAGGAGCGCCTGGTGGAGGCGGGCCCGGTGCCGTGGACGATCGTGCCTGCCACGCAGTTCCACGACTTCGCCGCGATGGTGGCGAGCTGGACGGAGCGGGACGGCGTGGCCACGATCGCGCCGCTGCTCGTGCAGCCGATCGCGCCGGCCGACGTGGCCGAGGTGCTGGCCGAGATCGCGGTTGGCGACCCGAAGGGACGCTACGCCGACGTCGCCGGGCCCGAGCCGCAGGACCTGGTGGACATGGCCCGCCGCACGCACCAGGCGCGCGGGCGCGAGGTGAGGCTGGTGCCGTCGTGGTCGGCGATGTTCGGGCCGGAGATGGCCGGCAACGCGCTGCTGCCCGGCGAGGGCGCCCGCCTCGCGCCGACCACCTTCGAGGAGTGGCTCGCCACCCAGCGATAA
- a CDS encoding RrF2 family transcriptional regulator: MKLPVSTEWLLHCATSLAQLEPGATASAAQLAAYYDLPAPYLAKQLQSLVKAGVLAATTGPRGGFRLARAASEITLLQIVEAVDGASMPYECREIRQQGRGALPPEECRRVCVLAEKMADAHRAWRASLAGVSLADILAELPAYAPERTRSRLTGRT; the protein is encoded by the coding sequence GTGAAGCTGCCCGTGAGTACCGAATGGCTGTTGCACTGCGCGACGTCGCTGGCCCAGCTGGAGCCGGGCGCCACCGCGTCGGCGGCGCAGCTCGCCGCCTACTACGACCTCCCGGCGCCCTACCTGGCCAAGCAGCTCCAGTCGCTGGTCAAGGCCGGGGTGCTGGCGGCGACCACGGGGCCGAGGGGCGGGTTCAGGCTGGCGCGGGCGGCTTCCGAGATCACGCTGCTGCAGATCGTCGAGGCGGTGGACGGCGCGTCGATGCCGTACGAGTGCCGCGAGATCCGCCAGCAGGGGCGGGGCGCGCTGCCGCCCGAGGAGTGCCGGCGCGTCTGCGTCCTGGCGGAGAAGATGGCCGACGCGCACCGGGCGTGGCGGGCCAGCCTCGCCGGGGTCTCGCTCGCCGACATCCTCGCCGAGTTGCCCGCGTACGCGCCGGAGCGCACCCGGTCCCGCCTCACCGGCAGGACATGA
- a CDS encoding ferredoxin — MKVTVDEDKCCGAGSCVLIAPEVFDQREDDGIVVLLNAEPGEDQHAAVRESAAVCPGAAIEVSE; from the coding sequence ATGAAGGTCACCGTCGACGAGGACAAGTGCTGCGGCGCGGGATCGTGCGTGCTGATCGCGCCCGAGGTGTTCGACCAGCGGGAGGATGACGGCATCGTGGTCCTGCTGAACGCCGAGCCGGGCGAGGACCAGCACGCGGCGGTCCGCGAGTCCGCCGCGGTCTGCCCCGGCGCCGCCATCGAGGTGAGCGAGTAA
- a CDS encoding cytochrome P450 — protein MSVNEQVLSYPIPNDAALDPPAEWAELRSGCPVAHVKLPSGDSAKLITRYEDVKQVLADPRFTRQLTAPDAARLTADGTGVFNSALAEIIPDSGDGHLHWRRLVGKWFTAKRMAAMRPQMAQIAEDLIDDLVKRGAPGDLRAALGFPLPVYVICDMLGVPAEDRDRFSYWSDTLLNLTRYGKEEIDAAQAEFFQYMSDLIAAKRAEPGEDLLSELLAAGGPDDGGLADLQIIVTGMALLVAGHETTANMIGKMVSMLLADRARWEALLADPSLIRGAVEETLRLDANSGFGLPRYLPVEAEIGGESLPKGTTVICSMAAANRDESAFEAAAEMDLTRSPNAHLAFGSGAHSCLGQSLARTELQVVLEVLLRRLPTLELAVPVAELERVEGLAVGGLRTVPVRW, from the coding sequence ATGAGTGTGAACGAGCAGGTTCTGAGCTATCCGATCCCCAACGACGCGGCGCTGGACCCGCCCGCGGAGTGGGCCGAGCTGCGCAGCGGGTGCCCGGTGGCCCACGTGAAGCTGCCCAGCGGCGACTCGGCCAAGCTGATCACCCGCTACGAGGACGTCAAGCAGGTGCTGGCCGACCCGCGCTTCACCCGCCAGCTCACCGCCCCGGACGCGGCCCGGCTGACGGCCGACGGCACGGGGGTGTTCAACAGCGCCCTGGCCGAGATCATCCCTGACAGCGGCGACGGGCACCTGCACTGGCGGCGCCTGGTCGGCAAGTGGTTCACGGCCAAGCGCATGGCCGCCATGCGGCCTCAGATGGCGCAGATCGCCGAGGACCTGATCGACGACCTGGTCAAGCGGGGCGCCCCCGGTGACCTGCGGGCGGCGCTGGGCTTCCCGCTGCCGGTGTACGTGATCTGCGACATGCTCGGCGTGCCGGCCGAGGACCGGGACAGGTTCTCGTACTGGTCGGACACGCTGCTCAACCTGACCCGCTACGGCAAGGAGGAGATCGACGCCGCCCAGGCCGAGTTCTTCCAGTACATGTCCGACCTCATCGCCGCCAAGCGCGCCGAGCCGGGCGAGGACCTGCTGAGCGAGCTGCTGGCGGCCGGCGGCCCCGACGACGGCGGGCTGGCCGACCTCCAGATCATCGTCACCGGCATGGCGCTGCTGGTCGCGGGGCACGAGACCACCGCCAACATGATCGGCAAGATGGTCTCCATGCTGCTGGCCGACCGCGCCCGGTGGGAGGCGCTGCTGGCCGACCCGTCGCTGATCCGCGGCGCCGTCGAGGAGACGCTGCGCCTGGACGCCAACTCCGGCTTCGGCCTGCCCCGTTACCTGCCCGTGGAGGCGGAGATCGGCGGCGAGAGCCTGCCCAAGGGCACGACGGTGATCTGCAGCATGGCCGCGGCCAACCGTGACGAGAGCGCCTTCGAGGCCGCGGCCGAGATGGACCTGACCCGCAGCCCGAATGCGCACCTGGCCTTCGGCTCCGGCGCCCACTCCTGCCTGGGCCAGTCGCTGGCCCGTACCGAGCTGCAGGTCGTGCTGGAGGTGCTGCTGCGCAGGCTGCCGACTCTGGAGCTGGCGGTGCCGGTGGCGGAGCTGGAGCGGGTGGAGGGGCTGGCGGTCGGCGGCCTGCGTACGGTGCCGGTCCGCTGGTGA
- a CDS encoding NAD(P)/FAD-dependent oxidoreductase has product MTAPGSVLIVGASAAGLSTAEALRRQGHRGRLTLLGAEPHLPYDRPPLSKQVLAGDWEPGRAQLRTQAQLEALDAEFVRGEPAVAFDAAAREVRTATGRVLRGDAVVIATGLTPCRLPGQRGLAGVHELRGLDDALTLRTHLTAARRLVVVGEGVLGGEIAATARKLGLDVTLAGLGPAILADQVGGPVSELLTRTHAERGVTLRLGVAVEELASAGGRVTGVRLATGELLPADAVVVAIGSRPATGWLSGSGLPLGDGVECDSRCRAAEGVYAVGDVASWLHEGYGRRLRLENRTNATEQAQVVAANVLGADRPYEPIPYFWTDQYDIKIQAHGLPSATAEVSIAEGDPGQGRFAALYRENGQVTGVLGWNMPKQARVLRQQHLATRPVTTA; this is encoded by the coding sequence GTGACCGCGCCCGGCAGCGTCCTGATCGTCGGCGCATCGGCCGCCGGCCTGAGCACGGCCGAGGCGCTGCGGCGCCAGGGCCACCGGGGGCGGCTCACGCTGCTCGGCGCCGAGCCGCACCTGCCCTACGACCGGCCGCCGCTGTCGAAGCAGGTCCTGGCGGGCGACTGGGAGCCGGGCCGGGCCCAGCTCCGCACGCAGGCGCAGCTGGAAGCGCTGGACGCGGAGTTCGTCCGGGGCGAGCCGGCCGTCGCCTTCGACGCCGCGGCCCGCGAGGTGCGCACGGCCACCGGCCGGGTGCTGCGCGGCGACGCCGTCGTCATCGCGACGGGCCTGACCCCGTGCCGCCTGCCGGGGCAGCGCGGGCTCGCGGGGGTGCACGAGCTGCGCGGCCTGGACGACGCGCTCACCCTGCGCACCCACCTGACCGCCGCCAGGCGGCTGGTGGTCGTGGGCGAGGGCGTGCTGGGCGGCGAGATCGCCGCGACGGCCCGCAAGCTGGGCCTGGACGTCACGCTGGCCGGCCTCGGCCCGGCGATCCTCGCCGACCAGGTCGGCGGCCCGGTGTCCGAGCTGCTCACCCGCACGCACGCCGAACGCGGGGTTACGCTGCGGCTCGGCGTCGCGGTCGAGGAGCTGGCCTCGGCCGGCGGCCGGGTCACCGGCGTACGGCTGGCCACCGGCGAGCTGCTGCCCGCCGACGCGGTCGTGGTGGCCATCGGCTCCCGCCCGGCGACCGGCTGGCTGTCGGGCAGCGGGCTCCCGCTCGGCGACGGCGTGGAGTGCGACTCGCGCTGCCGCGCCGCCGAAGGCGTCTACGCCGTCGGCGACGTGGCGTCCTGGCTTCACGAGGGGTACGGCAGGCGGCTACGCCTGGAGAACCGCACCAACGCCACCGAGCAGGCCCAGGTCGTGGCCGCCAACGTCCTCGGCGCCGACCGCCCGTACGAGCCGATCCCGTACTTCTGGACCGACCAGTACGACATCAAGATCCAGGCCCACGGCCTGCCGTCGGCCACGGCCGAGGTGAGCATCGCGGAAGGCGACCCGGGGCAGGGCCGCTTCGCCGCGCTCTACCGGGAGAACGGCCAGGTCACCGGCGTGCTCGGCTGGAACATGCCGAAGCAGGCCCGCGTACTGAGACAGCAGCACCTCGCCACCCGGCCCGTCACCACCGCGTGA
- a CDS encoding TetR/AcrR family transcriptional regulator, with translation MATSRASSTPASGDRRVRRTQAALARALLRLVEEQDLSRITVADVAELAGVSRSTFYDHYRDVHELAEAACTAMIDNLIEALPGDFDVADPAEEATQSLEAFFASLAEHAGLYRALLGPQGSARVADHIRHRSTVAIQERLREAVEGAGVPERARAVLELPLDVPAAFTAGALIGVAAEWLRGGCPRSPAEMAALTWPLFHSLYRIEATPPS, from the coding sequence GTGGCAACGAGCAGAGCAAGCAGCACCCCCGCCTCGGGCGACCGGCGCGTGCGCCGCACCCAGGCCGCCCTGGCGCGGGCGCTGCTCCGGCTCGTCGAGGAGCAGGACCTGTCCCGCATCACCGTCGCCGACGTCGCCGAGCTCGCCGGGGTGAGCCGCTCGACCTTCTACGACCACTACCGCGACGTGCACGAGCTGGCCGAGGCCGCCTGCACGGCAATGATCGACAACCTGATCGAGGCGCTGCCGGGCGACTTCGACGTGGCCGACCCCGCCGAGGAGGCCACCCAGTCGCTGGAGGCGTTCTTCGCCAGCCTCGCCGAGCACGCCGGGCTCTACCGCGCGCTGCTGGGGCCGCAGGGCAGCGCGCGCGTGGCCGACCACATCCGCCACCGCAGCACGGTCGCCATCCAGGAGCGCCTGCGCGAGGCCGTCGAGGGCGCCGGCGTGCCCGAGCGGGCCAGGGCGGTGCTGGAGCTGCCGCTGGACGTGCCCGCGGCGTTCACGGCGGGGGCGCTCATCGGGGTGGCCGCCGAGTGGTTGCGGGGCGGGTGTCCCCGGTCTCCGGCCGAGATGGCCGCGCTGACCTGGCCGCTGTTCCACTCGCTCTATCGCATCGAGGCGACGCCGCCTTCCTGA
- a CDS encoding alpha/beta hydrolase domain-containing protein: MAVFPGAALIAGAALVVATLPPTSSVSSTSFASSASSASSASFASAASFAPAASAASFAPAAQAVATAVDVPRVEGPLPGAPPGDPASPELPETYPWLATDADLRALGYVEQEFHLSGNADAYSATGELLAADVPYRTRVIVRRPVSQAAFNGTVLMEWQNVTAGYDLDALWSTEQLTRAGYAWVGISAQRVGVNQLRQWSPARYGTLDVTGGGQFMTDQLSYDVFSQAAKAIRAPAAPALLGRLRAGTVLAIGASQSAGRLAVYYDAVLPHIESVFDGYGQIVGPAPTRAGAEPVFQVLSETDVRSPVRPPDTERFRRWEVAGSAHSGWHGYSARVPLLARDLGAPPTYTCARPPFSRVPLHHVLAAAYDHLTRWARRGTAPPSAPPLEFAADGTKARDELGLARGGIRLSQVAAPTALNTGDNSGETFCVLFGTHLPFDQAQLDRLYPTHGHYVAAVVRADTRNVKAGYLLPGDARQNLIDTRP, from the coding sequence ATGGCGGTATTTCCTGGAGCGGCACTGATCGCGGGCGCGGCGCTGGTGGTCGCGACCCTGCCGCCCACGTCGTCCGTGTCGTCCACGTCGTTCGCTTCGTCCGCGTCGTCCGCGTCGTCCGCGTCGTTTGCGTCGGCCGCGTCGTTCGCGCCGGCTGCGTCGGCTGCGTCGTTCGCGCCGGCCGCGCAGGCCGTCGCCACCGCGGTCGACGTTCCGCGGGTCGAGGGGCCGCTGCCGGGGGCTCCGCCGGGTGATCCCGCCTCGCCGGAGCTGCCGGAGACCTACCCGTGGCTGGCCACCGACGCCGACCTGCGCGCGCTCGGCTACGTCGAGCAGGAGTTCCACCTGTCGGGCAACGCAGACGCCTACAGCGCCACGGGCGAGCTGCTCGCCGCCGACGTGCCGTACCGGACCAGGGTGATCGTCCGCCGCCCGGTGAGCCAGGCCGCGTTCAACGGAACCGTGCTGATGGAGTGGCAGAACGTCACCGCCGGATACGACCTGGACGCCCTCTGGAGCACCGAGCAGCTCACCCGCGCCGGGTACGCGTGGGTCGGCATCTCCGCCCAGCGCGTGGGCGTGAACCAGCTCCGCCAGTGGAGCCCCGCCCGCTACGGCACCCTCGACGTCACCGGCGGCGGCCAGTTCATGACGGACCAGCTCTCCTACGACGTGTTCTCCCAGGCGGCCAAGGCCATCAGGGCCCCGGCCGCACCGGCCCTCCTCGGCCGCCTGCGGGCCGGCACCGTCCTGGCCATCGGCGCCTCGCAGTCGGCGGGCAGGCTGGCCGTCTACTACGACGCCGTGCTGCCGCACATCGAGAGCGTCTTCGACGGGTACGGCCAGATCGTCGGCCCCGCCCCCACCCGCGCCGGCGCGGAGCCGGTCTTCCAGGTGCTGTCGGAGACCGACGTGCGCTCGCCCGTTCGGCCGCCGGACACCGAGCGGTTCCGCCGCTGGGAGGTGGCCGGCAGCGCGCACTCCGGATGGCACGGCTACAGCGCCCGTGTCCCGCTGCTGGCCCGCGATCTCGGGGCCCCGCCGACGTACACGTGCGCCAGGCCGCCGTTCAGCCGCGTCCCGCTGCACCACGTCCTGGCCGCCGCCTACGACCACCTGACCCGCTGGGCCCGGCGCGGCACCGCGCCGCCCTCCGCGCCGCCGCTGGAGTTCGCCGCCGACGGCACCAAGGCGCGCGACGAGCTGGGGCTGGCACGCGGCGGCATCCGGCTCTCGCAGGTGGCGGCGCCCACCGCGCTGAACACGGGCGACAACTCGGGGGAGACGTTCTGCGTGCTGTTCGGCACCCACCTCCCGTTCGACCAGGCGCAACTCGACCGGCTGTACCCGACGCACGGCCACTACGTGGCGGCGGTCGTCCGTGCGGACACCCGCAACGTGAAGGCCGGCTACCTGCTCCCCGGCGACGCCCGCCAGAACCTCATCGACACCAGGCCATGA
- a CDS encoding winged helix-turn-helix domain-containing protein: MALTLTLESARRLAVMCQHLAGPRPGAGLEGLRTILRSLRCLQLDPVNAVARSHLLVLWSRAGHYDPADLDALLWRERWLFEYWAHAASIVLAEDYPIHHLMMRRYATGESDYARTVRDWIEANDALRRHVLDRLRDEGPLPPGAFEDLAAVPWKSTGWTNGRNVERMLDFLWTQGHITVASRQGRTRHWDLTERWLPDWAQAERLSQEEAVARAAEYALRALGVARVPDIERHFTRARYPGLADALSALLHAGRVVQVEVEGGDEVWYAHTDALALLERGAWQPHTTLLSPFDNLICDRERTQRLWGFAFRTEMYVPKAKRQYGHYIMPILHEERLIGRLVPRMDRRRGVLEIEGVFPEDGTTTGQGTVRAVTEAITGLAAFAGAREIVYGERVATPWRAAR; this comes from the coding sequence GTGGCCCTAACCCTCACCCTGGAGTCGGCCCGGCGGCTGGCCGTGATGTGCCAGCACCTGGCCGGCCCGCGCCCGGGCGCCGGCCTCGAGGGCCTGCGCACCATCCTGCGCAGCCTGCGCTGCCTGCAGCTCGACCCGGTCAACGCGGTGGCCCGCAGCCACCTGCTCGTGCTCTGGAGCCGGGCAGGTCACTACGACCCCGCCGACCTCGACGCGCTGCTGTGGCGGGAGCGCTGGCTGTTCGAGTACTGGGCCCACGCCGCCTCGATCGTGCTGGCCGAGGACTACCCGATCCACCACCTCATGATGCGCCGCTACGCCACGGGCGAGTCCGACTACGCCCGCACCGTACGCGACTGGATCGAGGCCAACGACGCCTTGCGCCGCCACGTGCTCGACCGCCTGCGCGACGAGGGCCCGCTCCCGCCGGGCGCGTTCGAGGATCTCGCGGCGGTGCCGTGGAAGTCGACGGGCTGGACCAACGGCCGCAACGTCGAGCGCATGCTGGACTTCCTGTGGACCCAGGGCCACATCACGGTGGCGTCCCGGCAGGGCCGCACCCGCCACTGGGACCTGACGGAGCGCTGGCTCCCCGACTGGGCGCAGGCGGAGCGGCTCTCCCAGGAGGAGGCGGTGGCCCGGGCCGCCGAGTACGCCCTGCGCGCCCTCGGCGTGGCCCGCGTCCCCGACATCGAACGCCACTTCACCCGCGCCCGCTACCCGGGCCTGGCCGACGCGCTCTCCGCCCTGCTCCACGCGGGCCGCGTCGTACAGGTGGAGGTCGAGGGCGGCGACGAGGTCTGGTACGCGCACACCGACGCGCTCGCCCTCCTCGAACGCGGCGCCTGGCAGCCGCACACCACGCTGCTGTCCCCGTTCGACAACCTCATCTGCGACCGCGAACGCACCCAGCGCCTCTGGGGCTTCGCGTTCCGCACGGAGATGTACGTCCCCAAGGCCAAGCGGCAGTACGGCCACTACATCATGCCGATCCTGCACGAGGAGCGGCTGATCGGGCGGCTCGTCCCGCGCATGGACAGGCGGCGCGGCGTGCTGGAGATCGAGGGTGTCTTCCCTGAGGACGGCACCACCACCGGCCAGGGCACCGTCCGGGCCGTCACGGAGGCGATCACCGGCCTGGCCGCGTTCGCCGGTGCCCGCGAGATCGTCTACGGCGAGAGGGTGGCGACGCCATGGCGGGCCGCCCGCTGA
- a CDS encoding CGNR zinc finger domain-containing protein, whose translation MDAAPRGAEGFRLGNEILAFRFVATLSERRGDPVERIPTPERLGAWLSANALGEPGLPVSEALLREARDLREAIHRAGTAIAGGGVPDPSDEALLNRWSLRHRARLVLDGGRARWRLPDTDPARAALAVVALDAIATLGGQGDGVIKRCEQATCGGLFVDASRGGRRRWCSMATCGNKMKKANLKSARARSDDPAAHSGERP comes from the coding sequence ATGGACGCTGCTCCGCGCGGCGCGGAGGGCTTCCGGCTGGGCAACGAGATCCTGGCGTTCCGCTTCGTCGCCACGCTCTCCGAGCGGCGCGGCGATCCGGTGGAACGCATCCCCACCCCGGAACGGCTGGGCGCCTGGCTGAGCGCCAACGCGCTCGGCGAGCCCGGCCTGCCGGTCTCCGAAGCCCTCCTCCGGGAGGCCCGCGACCTGCGCGAAGCCATCCACCGGGCCGGCACCGCCATCGCGGGCGGGGGCGTGCCGGATCCCTCCGACGAGGCACTGCTCAACCGGTGGAGCCTGCGTCACCGGGCCCGGCTCGTCCTCGACGGCGGGCGGGCGCGGTGGCGGCTCCCGGACACCGACCCGGCACGGGCCGCACTCGCCGTCGTCGCGCTCGACGCCATCGCGACGCTCGGAGGGCAGGGGGACGGTGTGATCAAGCGGTGCGAGCAGGCCACCTGCGGGGGGCTCTTCGTGGATGCCAGCCGTGGCGGGCGGCGGCGGTGGTGCTCGATGGCGACGTGCGGCAACAAGATGAAGAAGGCCAACCTCAAGTCGGCCCGGGCCAGGAGCGACGACCCGGCAGCACACAGCGGCGAACGCCCCTGA
- a CDS encoding alpha/beta fold hydrolase, translated as MNHSNRITGFGTVTGVPWLPEGFADVFDSTLVRVGDVRLHTVQGGAGHPLLLVGGWPQNWYVWRHVMPRLAGHFRVIAADPRGVGRSDKPHGGYDTATVAAELVALMRTLGHDRFTMAGHDVGMWIGYALAADHPAAVDRLVLIDATIPGLAPDIPIFGPEAQNDLLWHFSFNRRRSVNELLVRGREHIYYGDQFQLKAARPLPAEAVAFYVESIARDPEALRASFDYYRATDDNIAQNHRRRQRPLTLPVLGVSGDRGQGERLGALLAPVTERLSTAVLPGCGHYVPEESPDALLGHLLPFLREAADGAAVTGEPQGQLGRF; from the coding sequence GTGAACCACTCCAACCGCATCACGGGCTTCGGTACCGTGACCGGCGTCCCCTGGCTGCCCGAAGGCTTCGCGGACGTCTTCGACAGCACTCTGGTCCGCGTCGGCGACGTCCGGCTGCACACGGTGCAGGGCGGTGCCGGACACCCCCTGCTCCTGGTCGGCGGCTGGCCGCAGAACTGGTACGTGTGGCGCCACGTCATGCCCCGCCTGGCCGGGCACTTCCGCGTCATCGCGGCGGACCCGCGCGGCGTCGGCCGCTCCGACAAGCCCCACGGCGGCTACGACACCGCCACCGTGGCCGCCGAACTCGTCGCCCTCATGCGCACGCTGGGCCACGACCGCTTCACCATGGCCGGCCACGACGTGGGCATGTGGATCGGCTACGCCCTCGCGGCGGACCACCCGGCGGCCGTCGACCGCCTCGTCCTGATCGACGCCACCATCCCCGGCCTCGCGCCCGACATCCCGATCTTCGGCCCTGAGGCGCAGAACGACCTGTTGTGGCACTTCTCGTTCAACCGGCGGCGTTCCGTCAACGAGCTGCTGGTCCGGGGCCGGGAGCACATCTACTACGGCGACCAGTTCCAGCTCAAGGCCGCCCGCCCGCTCCCCGCCGAGGCCGTCGCCTTCTACGTCGAGAGCATCGCCCGCGACCCGGAAGCGCTGCGCGCCAGCTTCGACTACTACCGGGCCACGGACGACAACATCGCCCAGAACCACCGCCGCAGGCAGCGCCCGCTCACGCTGCCGGTCCTCGGCGTCTCCGGAGACCGCGGCCAGGGCGAACGCCTCGGCGCTCTGCTCGCCCCCGTGACCGAACGGCTGAGCACCGCCGTACTGCCCGGTTGCGGCCACTACGTCCCCGAGGAGAGCCCAGACGCCCTCCTCGGCCACCTCCTGCCCTTCCTCCGTGAAGCGGCGGATGGGGCGGCCGTTACGGGTGAGCCGCAGGGGCAGTTGGGCCGGTTTTGA
- a CDS encoding SH3 domain-containing protein, which yields MRTTITKLAIAGAAGATGLLGAATTAQADVATGQVRTQADVVAGPVRVQAVQPMPEDDDLRVADPEGAPVRAGPGPAYEVVGRMDYGEPVQYDETTGYVEMTEEEATQIAELMAGEDIPAAMPTVEEAAEMAAAAEAEAAAAEMAAGQMATGDMPSAEMPTGEMPAGQMPSSDMPSGEMATGDNTSGDSAAHDVYSEMTADEPAASTAVPAQAATTTYPAAYVIQQIANAIGPSTSESAWLNVDDGYVWLGDVEPG from the coding sequence ATGCGGACCACCATCACCAAGCTCGCCATCGCCGGCGCCGCAGGCGCGACGGGCCTGCTCGGCGCGGCGACCACCGCGCAGGCCGACGTGGCCACGGGGCAAGTACGGACCCAGGCCGACGTGGTCGCCGGGCCGGTGCGGGTCCAGGCCGTCCAGCCGATGCCGGAGGACGACGACCTGCGCGTGGCCGATCCCGAGGGCGCGCCCGTGCGTGCCGGCCCCGGCCCCGCCTACGAAGTCGTCGGCCGCATGGACTACGGCGAGCCGGTGCAGTACGACGAGACGACCGGCTACGTCGAGATGACCGAGGAGGAGGCGACCCAGATCGCCGAGCTGATGGCCGGCGAGGACATCCCCGCCGCCATGCCGACGGTCGAAGAGGCCGCCGAGATGGCGGCTGCTGCCGAGGCCGAGGCCGCGGCTGCCGAGATGGCGGCCGGCCAGATGGCAACCGGCGACATGCCGTCCGCGGAGATGCCTACCGGTGAGATGCCCGCCGGTCAGATGCCGTCCAGTGACATGCCGTCCGGTGAGATGGCGACCGGTGACAACACCTCCGGCGACTCGGCCGCGCATGACGTGTACAGCGAGATGACCGCCGACGAGCCGGCCGCCTCGACGGCCGTCCCCGCCCAGGCGGCGACGACCACCTACCCGGCCGCGTACGTCATCCAGCAGATCGCGAACGCGATCGGCCCGAGCACCTCGGAAAGCGCCTGGCTGAACGTGGACGACGGCTACGTCTGGCTGGGCGACGTGGAGCCCGGCTGA